TGACAGCGTTATTATAAACGGAAATATCGGAGAGCATGCCATAAGCGTGTTGTCCAAAAGGGAAGGCATAGCGTTTACCTCAAAAGTATCGAGTGATTCGGCGCCATTAAATAAACTGATCGAAAAAGTTCTCAAAGTATCCGGCAGAATAAGATTTATGAGGGATCCGACGAGAGGCGGAGTGGCTACAACATTAAACGAAATATGTCAGCAAAGAAATTTTGGTATAGCGCTTGATGAAGACAGCCTGCCTGTAAGCGAAGGGGTTATGGATGCCTGCGAACTCCTCGGTTTCGACCCCCTGTATCTTGCCTGCGAAGGAAGGTGCCTGATAATCGCGGCAAAAGAGGATGAAAAGAAGATAATATCCGCCATGAAGAAAGATGCGTATGGGAAAAACGCGAAAATGATAGGGCGTATTACAAAAGATAATCACGGTAAGGTTTATATGAACACCATTTCCGGCGGGAAAAGAATTGTAAGCATGTTATCAGGTGAACAATTGCCGAGGATATGTTAATATATGTACAAAGACCGTATTTATAGGCAGTGGGTTAGAAGCGACGGCCTTGTCACGTTTGAAGTGAAAGAGGTTCAGACGGATCTTTTGATATCCTCCGACAAAAACTTGGAAAAACAGGCCAGGGCCAGCGTTTTAAATTATAGAAAAGATATAGAAGAGTATGTTAAAAAAAATAGTTCTTTCTATACGTCGCTTGAGCCGGTCAGGGTAAGCGCTGATGCTCCTGCGATAGTCAGGGCAATGGCCGGCGCCGCCGAAAAGGCGGGTGTCGGGCCCATGGCGGCGATAGCGGGAGCGATGGCGGAATTTGTCGGTAGAGACTTGCTCTCGTTCTCGCGGGAAGTCATAGTGGAAAATGGCGGCGATATTTTTATGAAGACAAAATCCGCAAGGCGCGTCGGAATATACGCCGGAGAAACATCGCCTTTTACCGGCAAGATAGCCATTGAAATACAACCGGATGAAAAAGGCGTGGGCGTCTGCACATCGAGCGGAACGGTTAGCCATTCTCTGAATTTTGGAAAAGCGGACGCGGTGTGTATAATATCGGAGAATACAGCTCTTGCCGACGCCGTAGCAACTATAGCGGGTAACGCGGTAAAGGGTAAAGATGATATCGAAAAAGGTATCACAATAGCAAAATCTATAGATGGGGTAAAAGGAGTTTTGATCGCAGTCCAGGACAAGATGGGAAGCTGGGGCAATATAAAACTGGTTCAATAAGTCTGCCTATCGGCGGACAGGGAGGTCGTGATGGTATCGAAGCGCATAGTATTGACATTTCCGCATAAATTACTCGACAAACCGGTGGTTTATAAACTCGTCAA
The window above is part of the Candidatus Omnitrophota bacterium genome. Proteins encoded here:
- the hypE gene encoding hydrogenase expression/formation protein HypE, whose protein sequence is MNMEKILLAHGSGGTLMHKLIDSLFIKGFGGIVLKEKKDSAILKLGERKIAFTTDSYVVDPIFFPGGNIGSLAVHGTVNDLSVCGAKPLFISLALIIEEGLDRDILEKITRSIKNAAGAAGVEIVTGDTKVVEKGSCDKIFINTSGIGEVYYEDLSVNAIRPGDSVIINGNIGEHAISVLSKREGIAFTSKVSSDSAPLNKLIEKVLKVSGRIRFMRDPTRGGVATTLNEICQQRNFGIALDEDSLPVSEGVMDACELLGFDPLYLACEGRCLIIAAKEDEKKIISAMKKDAYGKNAKMIGRITKDNHGKVYMNTISGGKRIVSMLSGEQLPRIC
- a CDS encoding UPF0280 family protein, which encodes MYKDRIYRQWVRSDGLVTFEVKEVQTDLLISSDKNLEKQARASVLNYRKDIEEYVKKNSSFYTSLEPVRVSADAPAIVRAMAGAAEKAGVGPMAAIAGAMAEFVGRDLLSFSREVIVENGGDIFMKTKSARRVGIYAGETSPFTGKIAIEIQPDEKGVGVCTSSGTVSHSLNFGKADAVCIISENTALADAVATIAGNAVKGKDDIEKGITIAKSIDGVKGVLIAVQDKMGSWGNIKLVQ